A genomic region of Roseateles amylovorans contains the following coding sequences:
- the fabF gene encoding beta-ketoacyl-ACP synthase II has protein sequence MSRRRVVVTGLGLISPVGNTVEQGWANIVAGQSGIDTITRFDASNLACHFAGEVKGFKVDDYIPAKEARHMDTFIHYGLAASLQAVRDSGLPTGDALSPELAERIGVLVGSGIGGLPMIEETHAELTARGPRRISPFFVPASIINMISGHVSIQCGFKGPNLAIVTACTTGLHSIGQASRMIEAGDADVMVAGGSESTVSPLGVGGFAAARALSTRNDDPKTASRPWDKDRDGFVLGEGAGVLVLEEYEHAKKRGAKIYAELVGFGMSADAFHMTAPDVDGPTRSMRNALRNAGLNPDQIQYMNAHGTSTPLGDANETNAIKQAFGDYAKNGLVVSSTKSMTGHLLGGAGGIESVFTVMALHQQIAPPTINIFNQDPACDLDYCANEARKMPIEYAAKNNFGFGGTNGTLIFKRV, from the coding sequence ATGAGCCGTCGTCGCGTCGTCGTCACCGGTCTTGGCCTGATCAGTCCCGTGGGTAACACGGTTGAGCAGGGCTGGGCCAACATCGTGGCCGGTCAATCCGGCATTGACACCATCACCCGATTCGATGCCAGCAACCTGGCATGCCATTTCGCGGGTGAGGTGAAGGGCTTCAAGGTGGATGACTACATCCCCGCCAAAGAAGCGCGACACATGGACACCTTCATCCATTACGGATTGGCGGCGTCCCTGCAGGCGGTGCGTGACTCCGGACTGCCCACCGGCGATGCGCTCAGCCCGGAGCTGGCCGAGCGCATCGGCGTGCTGGTCGGTTCCGGCATCGGCGGCCTGCCCATGATTGAAGAGACCCATGCGGAGCTGACCGCCCGCGGGCCGCGTCGGATCTCTCCGTTCTTCGTGCCGGCCTCGATCATCAACATGATCTCCGGCCATGTCTCGATCCAGTGCGGCTTCAAGGGCCCGAACCTGGCCATCGTGACGGCATGCACCACCGGTCTGCACAGCATTGGCCAAGCCAGCCGCATGATCGAAGCCGGTGATGCGGATGTGATGGTGGCCGGCGGCTCCGAGTCCACGGTCTCGCCGCTGGGCGTCGGCGGTTTCGCCGCAGCCCGTGCGCTGTCCACCCGCAATGACGATCCCAAGACCGCCTCCCGTCCCTGGGACAAGGATCGCGACGGTTTTGTCCTGGGCGAGGGCGCCGGCGTGCTGGTGCTCGAAGAATACGAACACGCCAAGAAGCGCGGCGCGAAGATCTATGCCGAGCTGGTCGGCTTCGGCATGAGCGCCGACGCCTTCCACATGACCGCTCCGGACGTGGATGGCCCGACCCGTTCCATGCGCAACGCGCTGCGCAACGCGGGTCTCAATCCCGATCAGATCCAGTACATGAACGCCCACGGCACCTCGACGCCGCTGGGTGATGCCAACGAGACCAATGCCATCAAGCAGGCCTTCGGCGACTACGCCAAGAACGGCCTGGTGGTCTCGTCGACCAAGTCCATGACGGGCCACCTGCTTGGTGGTGCCGGTGGCATTGAATCGGTGTTCACCGTCATGGCGCTGCATCAGCAGATCGCGCCGCCGACGATCAACATCTTCAACCAAGATCCCGCCTGCGATCTGGACTACTGCGCCAACGAGGCGCGGAAGATGCCGATCGAGTACGCCGCGAAGAACAACTTCGGTTTCGGCGGCACGAATGGCACGCTGATCTTCAAGCGGGTCTGA
- the acpP gene encoding acyl carrier protein — translation MSDIEARVKKIIAEQLGVPEADVTNEKAFVADLGADSLDTVELVMALEDEFGIEIPDEEAEKITTVQLAIDYAVKHQKA, via the coding sequence ATGAGCGATATCGAAGCACGTGTCAAGAAAATCATCGCCGAGCAACTCGGCGTGCCCGAAGCCGATGTGACCAATGAGAAGGCCTTCGTGGCCGACCTGGGCGCCGATTCTCTGGACACCGTGGAACTGGTGATGGCCCTCGAAGACGAGTTCGGCATCGAAATCCCGGACGAAGAAGCCGAAAAGATCACCACCGTCCAGCTGGCGATCGACTACGCGGTCAAGCACCAGAAGGCCTGA